CCAATGCTTTCAATTGTAGCCACCTTTTGCATGCGTTGGAGCTTTTCAGGCGCCAGTCGGCCTATGGCTTTCCAGGCACCTTTAAACTCATCTATTGCAGCTATAAGTGCCAGTAATTCCGGGGTAATATGCAGGCTATTGATATTGAGCACTTATCCATATTTATATCCAAAAGTAGCCAAATAAACTTCTATTATCCTAAAACATATCCATAAATAGCCAAATTCTTTACTTAATAAAGGCAGCCGATGGTAGCAATGCTTGGTTCAATTTGTTGATCAGGCAACCAACTATCGCAATGTTTTATCCGCCTTTGTGCTCCTTGTGTGCCTTTGCGCCTTGGTGGTTCAAAACAAAAAAATTCCAGTGCCCACCACCCGTGAACACTGGAACTTTCAAACTCGTCAAACTTGTATTTACGCTCCTGTAAACTGTCGTAAAAAACGCACATCGTTTTCGCTGAACAGGCGCAGGTCTTTTACCTGATACTTGAGCATGGTAATGCGTTCGATACCCATACCAAAGGCAAAGCCGGTGTACTTGTTAGGATCGATGCCGCAGTTTTGCAACACATTGGGATGCACCATACCGCAACCCAAAATTTCTACCCAACCGGTGTGCTTACACACGTTACAGCCCTTGCCACCACAAATGAGGCAGCTGATGTCCATTTCGGCACTGGGCTCGGTAAAGGGAAAATAGCTGGGGCGGAAACGCACTTTCACATCCTGCCCAAACATCTCTTTCACAAAGAAGTAAAGCGTTTGTTTCAGGTCGGCGAAGCTCACGTTTTCGGCTACATACAATCCTTCTACCTGATGAAAGAAGCAGTGTGCACGGGCACTGATGGTTTCGTTGCGGTATACTTTGCCAGGCATAATCAGGCGGATGGGCAGCTTGCCCTTTTCCATTTCCCGAATCTGCACGTTGCTGGTATGCGTACGCAGCAACCACGCTGGGTCCTGGCTGATGTAGAACGTATCCTGCATGTCTCTGGCCGGATGATCTTCGGGCAGGTTGAGGGCACCAAAGTTGTGCCAGTCGTCTTCAATTTCAGGGCCTTCAGCTACGGCAAAACCGAGCCGCTTGAAAATATCGACAATGCGGTTGCGCACCATGCTGATGGGGTGGCGGCTACCCAGTGGCAGCGGATCGCCGGGCAGACTGATATCGTAATCGAAGCTAAACTCAGTATTGCTTTCCAGTGCCGCTTTCAGTGTTTCGAATCGTTCTTCGGCAGCCAGTTTAAAGGCATTCAATATTTGGCCAAACTCCCGCTTCTGCTCGTTGGGCACATTTTTCATTTCGCCCATCAGGGTTTTTACCAACCCCTTGGTACCGAGGTATTGAATACGGAATGCTTCCAGTGCCTCGGCGTTG
The Phnomibacter ginsenosidimutans genome window above contains:
- the pheS gene encoding phenylalanine--tRNA ligase subunit alpha, which codes for MTDILAQIAQHQADIAAAEAPNAEALEAFRIQYLGTKGLVKTLMGEMKNVPNEQKREFGQILNAFKLAAEERFETLKAALESNTEFSFDYDISLPGDPLPLGSRHPISMVRNRIVDIFKRLGFAVAEGPEIEDDWHNFGALNLPEDHPARDMQDTFYISQDPAWLLRTHTSNVQIREMEKGKLPIRLIMPGKVYRNETISARAHCFFHQVEGLYVAENVSFADLKQTLYFFVKEMFGQDVKVRFRPSYFPFTEPSAEMDISCLICGGKGCNVCKHTGWVEILGCGMVHPNVLQNCGIDPNKYTGFAFGMGIERITMLKYQVKDLRLFSENDVRFLRQFTGA